The following nucleotide sequence is from Salvelinus sp. IW2-2015 linkage group LG26, ASM291031v2, whole genome shotgun sequence.
ACTAACATGAGAAAAATGTTTAAGTTTCAGTATTTCACCGTAGTGACACGATTATGTCTCTGTTTCCTTCTAATTTCCCCTCTAGTGCTAAAGGTATTAGAAGAAGAGATGTGACGTCCCCTTCATCCTTCAAAGGGTCAACGAATTGACCGGTGGGGgggtgaagagaagagaagagagagagagagagattagaaatTGTGAAAAAAGGTAATGATCTGACATATTGTTGTtctagaaaaatatatatatattactttatACGTCTGAACTTTTGTGTCATCATTACATTGAGGTCCCTTAACCTCATATTCCCAAAGATATCGCTCTCATGCATAATAGCGCCAGGTTGGGCAGGCAGATAGCCTGTGCACTGTCTGAATGAATGCAGAAGAAGAGGACTGTTCCTGGTCTTCACgtaaaagaggaagagaaagattcTGACTGTCAAAAATTGTGAGTACTAGTCATATGTTCCTCATCAAATGCAGGTGAACCCCTCTTATCTTGTCTTATAGAGTGCACCATTTTTTCTCACTTTAGTTTTAGCATGATGGACAGTGTGTGACATGCTTGCTGTACAATACCACTGTggcttgtttttaaaaaaaatcataggtGGCGTGAACGTGGATTTTATTGCAATGGGGAAAACAGAATAGCTTGTGTGGTATGTTCACAGAAACTCACACAAGCTTCACATAGGCTTACATCaaacacactgtactgtatactgtagaacATTGAACATTCAGATTATGTTAATATAAGGGGTTTATTTGATTGAGACATAACTACTTTTATATTTCACATTTGGACAGACGAATACTGGAATTGTTGGCCTTTGGTGGAGTAGGAAGGAACCTTGCTGGTTCGTTCTAATTTCACGATCTGCAAAACTTCAACTGTTTATGAGGATATGGTGTACAAATATTACATTGAGTTAAGGAAGTTTTAATGTTGAGTTCTATTGGGATGTTTTTCCCCAACAGACTCTCTGAACAGAATGGGACAAAGACCTCTGTTCATCTCAGCCATTGGAACTGACTCTCACAGTGATGCTGTACTGAACTACTCTCAGCACATGGTACATATGCAAAGAAGTTTAAGAGTGGTGTTGTGTGCTCTTATTTCAACTCTAAAGCGGGCCCTTATTAATGAGTGGTAACAACTGTTTGTTATGACCAAATGCAAAGCAGAATGAATCCCTCTCCCATAGTATCCCGGCATGACATTAAATTGCTGTTTCTTCTTGTTTTACCTAAGTGCACCAGTGGCGTCGCCAGGCTTCAAGAGCAGAGGACCGCAACTTGTTGTGCCGTGATGACTGAGAACGGTGACCTGAGTCTCGGATTGGGCGACATGCACAACCGCCAGCGAATCACAGAACAGTATGTGAGTATTTCTGAAGCAGGTACGAGACATCAAAGTctacatattttttgttgttgttgagaataGTACTGAAATAAGAACAACTTTGCCCAGGACTAAATTAGAAGGAATGTCAAAATATTTCTACAAACAGGTGTCCCAGTTTGAGGAAAACCTTTCATGGGTTTTCTCTTGTGTGTCTGTATGGCAACCACAATCGACAGTCGTCAATAGTGATCGATCACCATATTTTTTCACCatcagtgtcacaccctgatctgtttcacctgtctttgtgctggtctcccccaccaggtgtctcctatctcccctcattatcccctgtgtattaatACCTGTgtattctgtttgtctgttgccactTCGGCGTGTCCCGTCAAGTCCCACCAGCGTGTTCCCTGTGCTCTAGTCTTTGGTTGTCTTAGTCTTcacagttctgacctttctgcctgtcctgatcctgcccgctgtcctgtacctgcctgactctgatttggattacaaccctttgcctgccccttgaactataataaactctgagactcgtactatctgcctcctgtgtctgcatctgggtcttagcctgagccgtgGTAATCAGTGCATGTCTGTTTGATCAGGGTCCATTCACAAAGaatctgagtaggagtgctgatctaggatcagatcccctccctctctccatattaTCTTATTCACTATgatttaaaaggcaaaactgatcctgtaTCAACAGCACTCCATCTCTGAGATGCTTTCTACATACGGACCCTGATCTGATAAACTTGTGTTGCAGTGTGGTATGAGCCAACTAATTCTGACAAGGCATACAATCATCTCCTGTCACACAGCTAGAAGGCCCTGGCCTACACCTCCCCCAACCTGGCTGAGCTGTGTACCATGAAAAAGACAttaggccttccaaaaccttcaGGTAGCTGCAATACTTCAGCAAATGCTGTACTTGGATCATTTCTAATGCCTGTATGTTTTTCATCACCATCCTCGGGGACCACCAACCACTTCACATATTTGAACTATTCCAACACTATCTGATTTATTAACCAGTcagctaatcatcaagcccttgatcatttgaatcaggtcTTCTAGTGTTGGAATTTAACAAAGATGTGGAAAGGCTGGGGGTCCCCATGGATTGGGTTGAGAAATACAGATTATttaagagtgtgtgtatgtgataagCATATGATGAATGAGAATGTGGTCTTGTCTTATGGCGGCAGTGCTGACTAGCTCTGTGGAGGAGGTTCTGAGCTGTGCCATGGTTCCACATGCCCCCTATTGGACCACCCGCACTGTGTGGTGGTGACCCTGGGGGCCATGGCAGTGCTGCTGTGTGGTGGTGACCCTGGGGGCCATGGCTGTGCTACTGTGTGGTGGTAACCCTGGGGGCCATGGGAGTGCTGCTGTGTGGAGAGACCTGCCGCCTAGGAGAGGAACAATGGTAAGGGTTGGGAATACCTATAGCATACCATGATGGGAATACCATGATGATGATGGTTTTTGTTTGTCAGAAGGGTCAGCTATGCGCCATCCACTACCCTGCTTTGGCTCAGACCACAGAAGAAACAGTGAATGTCTCAGGAGTAGGAGATTGGTATGAAGATATGTAGGGACAGGGAATAAACACATGAAATGAAAAAATACTTAGTTGACTTCATAGGTGAAATTAGGTTTCTCACTcacccctctttcccctctccttagTCTTGCAAGTGGGATAACGGCTGGGATGTTCCCGGGCAGAGACGCTCAAAGCTGTGTTAAGATGGGGCTCCTGGCAACACGCCTGTCACTGCCCTCCCCACACCCCACCTGCCCAACTCTGACCACAGACTATGTTGAACCAAACAAGGTCCAACCACCCCAACCCTGGCCTTAACCCACCCTTATGTGGATGGAGAAATGAGGAACAAACTATCTTTATTATGTTGTTTGACCATCAAAATAACTTTTCAATGATTAGTTAAAACGCCTCATCTACCACAGTGACAGACTGGTGATAATTtgcatacattttaaataaaatacttttcAATTCTTCTATTTACTACATTATTTCAAATGCCTAGGCAAATATAACATGCATGTTTACAGTGACCTAGCCATAGCCTTGACCTGCCATAAGTGTTCTTCTTCTGTGAGGTTTAAtggtggttggcatccaatatgttgcattagcACCCCCAACTGAACTATTGTATAGGTCCATTACACTTTGTGATACAAAATGGGAAAGGGGAACCGAAAaacaattatatacagtaccagtcaaaagtttggacacacctactcattccagggtttttctttatttttactcttttctagtagaataatagtgaagacatcaaaactatgaaataacacatatggaatcatgtagtaaccaaaaaaagtgttaaacaaatcaaaatatatattttggattcctcaaagtagccaccttttaccttgatgacagcgctgcatactcttggcattctctcaaccagcttcatgaggtagtcacctggaatgcatttcaattaacaggtgtgccttgttaatttgtggaatttctttccttcttaatgcgtttgagccaatcagttgtgttgtgaataggtaggggtagtatacagaagatagccctatttggtcaaagacaaagttaagaacagctcaaataagaaaagagaaaatgacagtccatcattactataagacatgaaggtcagtcaatctggaaaatgtcaagaactttgaagtttcttcaagaaacttgaagtttcttcaagtgcagttgcaaaaacaatcaagcactatgatgaaactggctctcatgaggaccgccacaggaaaggaagacccagagttacatctgctgcagaggataagttcattagagttacccagcctcagaaattgcagcccaaataaatgtttcacagagttcaagtaacagacac
It contains:
- the LOC111952246 gene encoding LOW QUALITY PROTEIN: uncharacterized protein (The sequence of the model RefSeq protein was modified relative to this genomic sequence to represent the inferred CDS: inserted 1 base in 1 codon; substituted 1 base at 1 genomic stop codon) → MQQPANRLRTLYRLHWQRPNSLNRMGQRPLFISAIGTDSHSDAVLNYSQHMCTSGVARLQEQRTATCCAVMTENGDLSLGLGDMHNRQRITEQYVSISEAVWYEPTNSDKAYNHLLSHSXKALAYTSPNLAELCTMKKTLGLPKPSVLTSSVEEVLSCAXGSTCPLLDHPHCVVVTLGAMAVLLCGGDPGGHGCATVDLPPRRGTMKGQLCAIHYPALAQTTEETVNVSGVGDCLASGITAGMFPGRDAQSCVKMGLLATRLSLPSPHPTCPTLTTDYVEPNKVQPPQPWP